The Montipora capricornis isolate CH-2021 chromosome 1, ASM3666992v2, whole genome shotgun sequence genome contains a region encoding:
- the LOC138054492 gene encoding uncharacterized protein: MATNIGDFGRGKMNSNGEMLLTKCSEYQLAITNTFFNFSDKWYYSWKHPRSKHPTLLDYIITRRSDFRDFRSTRAMRGAECCTDHFMIRAKCNIKPKPPPLKKKGSKPPKKLNVEKLKNQTERDKLVTAISENLPALPTGTIEEQWEALKNVVYSAASDVLGKPTKKHADWFDESNEEIMELINEKNLLFQTTLNSRCTRATKNKYKGVKSELQKKLRNMKNNWWTKKAAEIQSLADRNDSKAFFASLKKVYGPQGACLDPVKSIDGSLLHTEKGKIIERWREHFNLLLNQESSAEDGASNIPQLPVRYHMDNCRRT; this comes from the coding sequence ATGGCCACAAACATTGGGGATTTCGGAAGAGGGAAAATGAACTCAAATGGTGAAATGCTCTTAACAAAGTGTTCTGAATATCAACTGGCTATCACAAACACGTTCTTCAACTTCTCAGACAAGTGGTACTACTCATGGAAACATCCAAGATCTAAGCACCCTACTCTACTGGACTACATCATTACTAGGAGATCTGATTTTAGGGACTTCCGCAGCACCAGAGCTATGAGGGGAGCCGAGTGCTGTACTGATCACTTCATGATCCGTGCCAAATGTAACATCAAACCAAAACCTCCtcctctgaagaaaaaagggtcAAAACCCCCCAAGAAACTGAACGTAGAGAAACTGAAGAACCAAACTGAGCGGGACAAACTTGTAACCGCGATTAGTGAAAATCTCCCAGCATTACCAACTGGTACTATTGAAGAACAGTGGGAAGCCTTGAAAAATGTCGTCTATAGTGCTGCATCAGACGTCCTCGGCAAACCTACTAAGAAGCATGCAGACTGGTTTGATGAATCCAATGAAGAAATCATGGAGCTCATCAATGAAAAGAATTTGCTGTTTCAGACGACACTAAACAGTAGATGTACTAGAGCAACAAAGAACAAATACAAAGGCGTGAAATCTGAACTACAAAAGAAGCTGCGAAACATGAAAAACAACTGGTGGACTAAGAAGGCAGCTGAAATCCAGAGTCTGGCAGACCGAAACGACTCCAAAGCGTTCTTTGCATCTCTGAAGAAAGTATATGGTCCGCAGGGTGCCTGCTTGGACCCCGTGAAGAGCATTGACGGCAGCCTGCTTCATACGGAGAAAGGCAAGATTATCGAGAGGTGGAGAGAACACTTCAACCTTCTGCTAAACCAAGAGTCCAGTGCCGAAGATGGTGCCAGCAACATCCCACAGCTACCTGTCAGGTACCACATGGACAACTGCAGAAGAACTTGA